In Etheostoma cragini isolate CJK2018 chromosome 9, CSU_Ecrag_1.0, whole genome shotgun sequence, the following are encoded in one genomic region:
- the kif1aa gene encoding kinesin-like protein KIF1A isoform X21, with protein MAGASVKVAVRVRPFNSREIGKESKCIIQMSGNTTTIINPKQAKDNKSFNFDYSYWSHTSPEDINFASQLQVYKDIGEEMLLHAFEGYNVCIFAYGQTGAGKSYTMMGKQDVKDQQGIIPLLCEDLFTKFNDNADNSMSYSVEVSYMEIYCERVRDLLNPKNKGNLRVREHPLMGPYVEDLSKLAVTAYNDIQDLMDSGNKARTVAATNMNETSSRSHAVFNIIFTQKRYDAETDNTSEKVSKISLVDLAGSERADSTGAKGTRLKEGANINKSLTTLGKVISALAEVDSGPNKNKKKKKVESFIPYRDSVLTWLLRENLGGNSRTAMVAALSPADINYDETLSTLRYADRAKQIRCNAVINEDPNNRLVRELKEEVSRLKDLLFSQGLGDIIEMTNAMTGMSPSPSLSALSSRAGSIASLHDRIMFSPGSEEAIERLKETEKIIAELNETWEEKLRRTEAIRMEREALLAEMGVAMREDGGTVGVFSPKKTPHLVNLNEDPLMSECLLYYIKDGITRVGRVDASSRQDIVLSGHFIKDEHCTFTSSTGPMGETVVLEPCEGAETYVNGKLVTEPTVLKSGNRIILGKSHVFRFNHPVQARAERERTPCAETPAEPVDWAFAQRELLDKQGIDMKQEMEQRLQELEDQYRKEREEANNLLEQQRLDYESKLEALQKQVDSYYPEAPDEEEEPEEEVQWTERERELAVWSFRKWRCYQFTSLRDLLWGNAIFLKEANAISVELKKKVQFQFVLLTDTLYSPLPPDLLPAEGTKDNEKRHFPRTIVAVEVQDQKNGATHYWTLQKLRQRLDLMREMYDRAADVPNNTTEDSENVMTGGDPFYDRFPWFRLVGRAFVYLSNLLYPVPLVHRVAIVSEKGEVKGFLRVAVQAISADEEAPDYGSGVRQSGTAKISFEDQQYEKFQSESCSVGLSRTGISQEELRIVEGEGQNSELGPSADEVNNNTCAAGADELESPLKSLVGPLDTTLEHLKIGNVFTFRVTVLQASSISAEYADIFCQFNFIHRHDEAFSTEPLKNTGRGPPLGFYHVQNIAVEVTKSFVEYIKTQPIVFEVFGHYQKQPFIPLCKDVISPLRPCRRQFPRVMPLSKPVPATKLTAMTRPQAGPCHCKYDLMVFFEICELEATGDYIPAVVDHRGGMPCHGTFLLHQGLQRRITVTIVHESGGDMEWKDIRELVVGRLRNTPEADETIIDPNILSLNILSAGYVRPMQEDRQFLDSDMPRTFYRFEAAWDSSMHNSLLLNRVTPYGEKSYMTLSAYLEMENCLQPAIITKDICMVFYSRDTKLSASRSIRNLFGTGSLRAADGNRVTGVYEVSLCNLAEAGSPGMQRRRRRVLDTSVAYVRGEENLAGWRPRSDSLILDHQWELEKLSLLQDVEKTKHYLLLREKLESTLLMGHESLQTCITEELSESPQPPEVDPEVSSSSKIITERQRELAAKCLRLLTHSFNREYSLVCVSASESKISEMSVTMLRDSASIPALNTITPSSTCPSLVDGCYGNAELRVPMPRSRAVSPSPNTEQDAEAKKSINGASETKLRTCKFVPDIQEIRVSPIVSKKGYLHFLEPQTNGWVKRYVVVRRPYVYIYNTERDAVERAILNLSSAQVEYSEDQQAMLKTPYTFAVCTEHRGILLQATNDKEMHDWLYAFNPLLAGTIRSKLSRRRAGQMRM; from the exons ATGGCAGGGGCCTCTGTGAAGGTGGCGGTGCGTGTCCGCCCCTTCAATTCAAGGGAGAttggaaaagaaagcaaatgcaTCATTCAGATGTCCGGAAACACCACCA CCATCATCAACCCCAAGCAGGCCAAAGACAACAAGAGCTTCAACTTCGATTACTCCTACTGGTCTCACACCTCG CCAGAGGACATCAACTTTGCCTCTCAGCTGCAAGTGTACAAAGACATTGGAGAGGAAATGTTGCTGCACGCCTTCGAGGGATACAACGTCTGCATCTTTGCTTATGGTCAGACAGGCGCTGGCAAGTCTTACACCATGATGGGGAAACAGGATGTCAAGGATCAACAAGGAATCATTCCCCTG CTGTGTGAAGATCTTTTTACCAAATTTAATGACAATGCAGACAACAGCATGTCCTATTCTGTGGAG GTAAGCTACATGGAAATCTACTGTGAACGTGTGCGGGATTTACTGAACCCCAAAAATAAAGGGAACCTGCGTGTCAGAGAACATCCTCTGATGGGACCTTATGTTGAGGACCTGTCCAAACTGGCTGTCACCGCCTACAATGACATCCAGGATCTGATGGACTCTGGCAACAAGGCCAG GACGGTGGCTGCCACCAACATGAATGAGACCAGCAGTCGCTCGCATGCTGTCTTTAACATCATATTCACCCAGAAACGCTATGATGCTGAGACTGATAACACCTCTGAGAAG GTCAGCAAAATAAGTTTGGTGGATTTGGCTGGGAGTGAGAGGGCAGATTCTACTGGAGCCAAAGGAACTCGGCTTAAG GAAGGAGCAAATATCAACAAATCTCTAACTACACTGGGGAAAGTCATCTCTGCTTTGGCAGAAGTG GACTCTGGGCCAAATAAG aataaaaagaagaagaaggtggaaAGCTTCATCCCTTACAGAGATTCAGTTTTGACCTGGCTACTGAGAGAAAATTTGG GGGGGAATTCTCGTACTGCGATGGTAGCTGCCTTAAGTCCAGCTGATATCAATTACGATGAGACCCTCAGCACACTCAG GTACGCAGATCGCGCCAAACAGATTCGCTGTAACGCTGTTATCAATGAGGATCCCAACAACCGATTGGTGCGAGAGCTGAAGGAGGAGGTGTCTCGTCTGAAAGATCTCCTCTTCTCCCAGGGCCTGGGTGACATCATTGAGA TGACCAATGCCATGACGGGGATGAGtccctctccgtctctctcagCCTTGTCCAGCCGTGCCGGATCGATCGCCAGTCTTCATGACCGCATCATGTTCAGCCCAGGCAGCGAAGAGGCAATCGAGAGGCTGAAG gAAACAGAGAAAATCATTGCTGAACTCAATGAGACTTGGGAAGAGAAACTTCGTCGAACAGAAGCCATTAGAATGGAAAG AGAGGCCTTGCTGGCAGAAATGGGTGTAGCAATGCGAGAAGATGGTGGGACAGTTGGTGTGTTCTCTCCCAAAAAG ACCCCTCATCTGGTGAATCTCAACGAGGACCCTCTGATGTCTGAGTGCTTGCTGTACTACATTAAAGATGGAATCACCAG ggTAGGTCGTGTTGACGCCAGCAGTCGTCAGGATATAGTCCTCAGCGGCCACTTCATCAAGGATGAGCACTGCACCTTTACCAGTTCTACTGGTCCAATGGGAGAAA CAGTTGTCCTTGAGCCGTGTGAAGGAGCAGAGACTTATGTTAACGGGAAGCTAGTAACAGAGCCCACTGTCCTAAAATCAG GAAATCGCATCATTCTGGGGAAGAGCCATGTGTTCCGGTTCAACCACCCTGTGCAGGCCAGGGCTGAGAGGGAGCGGACTCCATGTGCAGAGACCCCTGCTGAGCCTGTGGACTGGGCCTTCGCCCAGAGGGAGCTGCTGGACAAACAGGGGATTGACatgaaacaggaaatggaacaGAG GCTGCAGGAGTTGGAAGACCAGTATcgcaaagaaagagaggaagccAACAACCTCCTGGAACAGCAAAGACTG GATTATGAGAGCAAGCTGGAGGCTCTCCAGAAGCAAGTGGACAGTTACTACCCAGAAGCCcctgatgaagaggaagaaccAGAAGAGGAAG TGCAatggacagagagggaaagagagctGGCTGTGTGGAGCTTTCGTAAGTGGCGGTGCTACCAGTTCACCTCCCTCCGTGACCTGCTATGGGGGAATGCCATCTTCCTTAAGGAGGCCAATGCTATCAGTGTGGAACTCAAGAAGAAG GTCCAGTTCCAGTTTGTTCTACTCACAGACACTCTATACTCCCCCCTGCCTCCAGACCTGTTGCCCGCAGAGGGAACTAAGGACAATGAGAAGCGACACTTCCCACGCACCATTGTAGCCGTGGAGGTACAGGATCAGAAAAATGGAGCCACCCACTATTGGACATTACAAAAACTAAG ACAGAGACTCGATCTCATGAGAGAGATGTATGATCGCGCTGCTGATGTGCCCAACAATACCACTGAAGACAGTGAAAATGTAATGACTGGAGGGGACCCCTTTTATGACCGCTTCCCTTGGTTCCGTCTGGTTGGAAG GGCTTTTGTTTATCTGAGTAACCTGCTGTACCCAGTTCCTCTCGTCCACCGCGTGGCCATCGTCAGCGAGAAGGGGGAAGTGAAGGGCTTCCTCCGAGTGGCGGTGCAGGCCATATCAG CTGATGAGGAAGCTCCTGACTATGGCTCAGGAGTAAGGCAGTCAGGCACTGCCAAAATCTCATTTGAGGATCAGCAGTATGAAAAG TTCCAGTCCGAGTCCTGCTCTGTAGGACTGTCCCGTACAGGGATTTCACAGGAAGAGCTTCGTATCgtggagggggaggggcagAATTCAGAACTGGGACCCTCAGCTGATGAGGTCAACAATAACACATGTGCGG CTGGTGCAGATGAGTTGGAGAGTCCGCTGAAGAGTCTGGTGGGCCCGCTTGACACAACTCTGGAGCACCTAAAGATTGGTAATGTTTTTACCTTCAGGGTGACTGTCCTTCAAGCCTCCAGCATCTCTGCAGAATATGCTGATATCTTTTGCCAGTTTAA TTTCATTCACCGCCATGATGAGGCCTTTTCCACTGAGCCCCTAAAAAACACAGGCCGCGGCCCCCCTCTTGGCTTCTACCATGTGCAGAAT ATTGCTGTTGAAGTGACTAAATCCTTCGTTGAATACATCAAGACTCAGCCAATTGTGTTTGAAGTGTTTGGACACTACCAGAAACAGCCTTTTATTCCACTCTGTAAAGACGTCATCAG TCCACTACGTCCCTGCAGAAGACAGTTCCCCCGAGTGATGCCTCTGTCCAAGCCAG TACCTGCCACTAAGCTGACAGCGATGACGCGCCCGCAGGCAGGACCCTGTCACTGCAAATATGATCTCATGGTGTTCTTTGAGATCTGCGAGCTGGAAGCCACTGGAGA CTACATCCCTGCAGTAGTGGACCACAGAGGAGGAATGCCTTGTCATGGCACATTCCTACTGCACCAG GGCCTCCAGAGGAGAATCACTGTTACCATTGTACATGAGTCAGGAGGTGACATGGAATGGAAGGACATCCGTGAGCTTGTTGTGG GTCGTCTCCGCAACACCCCTGAAGCCGATGAGACCATCATTGACCccaatattctctctctcaacaTCCTGTCTGCTGGGTATGTCAGGCCCATGCAAGAAGACAG ACAGTTTCTTGATTCGGACATGCCTAG GACTTTCTACCGCTTTGAGGCCGCTTGGGATAGCTCCATGCACAACTCCCTGCTCTTAAACCGAGTCACTCCGTATGGAGAGAAAAGCTACATGACCTTATCAGCCTACTTGGAG ATGGAGAACTGCCTCCAGCCTGCAATCATAACCAAAGATATCTGCATGGTGTTTTACTCTCGAGACACAAAGCTCTCAGCCTCCCGCTCTATTCGAAACCTTTTTGGTACTGGAAGCCTGAGAGCGGCGGATGG AAACCGTGTAACTGGAGTTTATGAGGTCAGCCTATGTAACCTAGCAGAGGCAGGAAGCCCAG GTATGCAGAGGAGACGCAGGCGGGTGCTGGACACCTCAGTGGCCTACGTCCGTGGGGAGGAGAACCTGGCTGGGTGGAGGCCCCGTAGTGACAGCCTCATTCTGGACCACCAGTGGGAGCTGGAGAAACTCAGCCTCCTTCAAGAT GTGGAGAAGACCAAACATTACCTCCTTCTAAGGGAGAAACTGGAGTCTACCCTGCTCATGGGCCATGAGTCCCTGCAGACCTGCATCACTGAGGAGCTGAGTGAGTCTCCTCAACCCCCCGAGGTTGACCCGGAGGTCAGCTCCAGCTCAAAAATCATCACTGAGAGGCAGAGGGAGCTCGCTGCTAAG TGTTTGCGGCTGCTCACTCACTCCTTTAACCGAGAATACAGCCTTGTATGTGTCAGCGCCAGTGAAAGCAAG ATCTCAGAGATGTCAGTCACAATGCTAAGAGACTCTGCTTCGATCCCTGCTCTCAACACAATCACACCCTCCTCAACATGCCCTTCGCTGGTTGATGGTTGCTATGGCAATGCTGAACTCAG AGTCCCTATGCCTCGCTCTCGTGCCGTCAGCCCTAGTCCTAACACAGAGCAGGACGCAGAGGCTAAGAAGTCCATCAACGGAGCCTCTGAAACCAAACTACGGACCTGCAAATTTGTTCCTGATATCCAGGAAATTAGAGTCAG CCCCATTGTGTCAAAGAAGGGTTACTTACATTTCTTGGAGCCACAAACCAACGGATGGGTGAAGCGCTATGTTGTTGTGCGCCGGCCGTACGTCTACATctacaacacagagagagacgcTGTGGAGCGGGCTATCCTCAACCTCTCCTCTGCCCAGGTTGAGTACAGTGAGGACCAGCAGGCAATGCTGAAG ACCCCGTACACATTCGCAGTGTGTACAGAACATCGTGGAATATTGCTTCAAGCCACTAATGACAAAGAGATGCACGACTGGCTGTATGCGTTCAATCCTCTCCTTGCTGGAACtatcag GTCAAAGCTGTCGAGAAGACGAGCCGGACAGATGAGGATGTGA
- the kif1aa gene encoding kinesin-like protein KIF1A isoform X1, producing the protein MAGASVKVAVRVRPFNSREIGKESKCIIQMSGNTTTIINPKQAKDNKSFNFDYSYWSHTSPEDINFASQLQVYKDIGEEMLLHAFEGYNVCIFAYGQTGAGKSYTMMGKQDVKDQQGIIPLLCEDLFTKFNDNADNSMSYSVEVSYMEIYCERVRDLLNPKNKGNLRVREHPLMGPYVEDLSKLAVTAYNDIQDLMDSGNKARTVAATNMNETSSRSHAVFNIIFTQKRYDAETDNTSEKVSKISLVDLAGSERADSTGAKGTRLKEGANINKSLTTLGKVISALAEVDSGPNKNKKKKKVESFIPYRDSVLTWLLRENLGGNSRTAMVAALSPADINYDETLSTLRYADRAKQIRCNAVINEDPNNRLVRELKEEVSRLKDLLFSQGLGDIIETYRATGDDIEGLKLTNAMTGMSPSPSLSALSSRAGSIASLHDRIMFSPGSEEAIERLKETEKIIAELNETWEEKLRRTEAIRMEREALLAEMGVAMREDGGTVGVFSPKKTPHLVNLNEDPLMSECLLYYIKDGITRVGRVDASSRQDIVLSGHFIKDEHCTFTSSTGPMGETVVLEPCEGAETYVNGKLVTEPTVLKSGNRIILGKSHVFRFNHPVQARAERERTPCAETPAEPVDWAFAQRELLDKQGIDMKQEMEQRLQELEDQYRKEREEANNLLEQQRLDYESKLEALQKQVDSYYPEAPDEEEEPEEEVQWTERERELAVWSFRKWRCYQFTSLRDLLWGNAIFLKEANAISVELKKKVQFQFVLLTDTLYSPLPPDLLPAEGTKDNEKRHFPRTIVAVEVQDQKNGATHYWTLQKLRQRLDLMREMYDRAADVPNNTTEDSENVMTGGDPFYDRFPWFRLVGRNPIFNTCMSERMSDPTPSPTLSNSEITELADPQREGQGEDDELDELEKLDDLDDDIFLDDPCSELGGEDDDDDDDDDDGDDDDEGELCRGSGEGQDPFYNRSPLFSVVGRAFVYLSNLLYPVPLVHRVAIVSEKGEVKGFLRVAVQAISGALCFPPADEEAPDYGSGVRQSGTAKISFEDQQYEKFQSESCSVGLSRTGISQEELRIVEGEGQNSELGPSADEVNNNTCAAGADELESPLKSLVGPLDTTLEHLKIGNVFTFRVTVLQASSISAEYADIFCQFNFIHRHDEAFSTEPLKNTGRGPPLGFYHVQNIAVEVTKSFVEYIKTQPIVFEVFGHYQKQPFIPLCKDVISPLRPCRRQFPRVMPLSKPVDSDASPDREKSLDLIRYLVPDVFNGTLVDSLSDHALSAAGLAASFLLEGTERAQLTAPPTSVCSVIKAQKPVPATKLTAMTRPQAGPCHCKYDLMVFFEICELEATGDYIPAVVDHRGGMPCHGTFLLHQGLQRRITVTIVHESGGDMEWKDIRELVVGRLRNTPEADETIIDPNILSLNILSAGYVRPMQEDRQFLDSDMPRTFYRFEAAWDSSMHNSLLLNRVTPYGEKSYMTLSAYLEMENCLQPAIITKDICMVFYSRDTKLSASRSIRNLFGTGSLRAADGNRVTGVYEVSLCNLAEAGSPGMQRRRRRVLDTSVAYVRGEENLAGWRPRSDSLILDHQWELEKLSLLQDVEKTKHYLLLREKLESTLLMGHESLQTCITEELSESPQPPEVDPEVSSSSKIITERQRELAAKCLRLLTHSFNREYSLVCVSASESKISEMSVTMLRDSASIPALNTITPSSTCPSLVDGCYGNAELRVPMPRSRAVSPSPNTEQDAEAKKSINGASETKLRTCKFVPDIQEIRVSPIVSKKGYLHFLEPQTNGWVKRYVVVRRPYVYIYNTERDAVERAILNLSSAQVEYSEDQQAMLKTPYTFAVCTEHRGILLQATNDKEMHDWLYAFNPLLAGTIRSKLSRRRAGQMRM; encoded by the exons ATGGCAGGGGCCTCTGTGAAGGTGGCGGTGCGTGTCCGCCCCTTCAATTCAAGGGAGAttggaaaagaaagcaaatgcaTCATTCAGATGTCCGGAAACACCACCA CCATCATCAACCCCAAGCAGGCCAAAGACAACAAGAGCTTCAACTTCGATTACTCCTACTGGTCTCACACCTCG CCAGAGGACATCAACTTTGCCTCTCAGCTGCAAGTGTACAAAGACATTGGAGAGGAAATGTTGCTGCACGCCTTCGAGGGATACAACGTCTGCATCTTTGCTTATGGTCAGACAGGCGCTGGCAAGTCTTACACCATGATGGGGAAACAGGATGTCAAGGATCAACAAGGAATCATTCCCCTG CTGTGTGAAGATCTTTTTACCAAATTTAATGACAATGCAGACAACAGCATGTCCTATTCTGTGGAG GTAAGCTACATGGAAATCTACTGTGAACGTGTGCGGGATTTACTGAACCCCAAAAATAAAGGGAACCTGCGTGTCAGAGAACATCCTCTGATGGGACCTTATGTTGAGGACCTGTCCAAACTGGCTGTCACCGCCTACAATGACATCCAGGATCTGATGGACTCTGGCAACAAGGCCAG GACGGTGGCTGCCACCAACATGAATGAGACCAGCAGTCGCTCGCATGCTGTCTTTAACATCATATTCACCCAGAAACGCTATGATGCTGAGACTGATAACACCTCTGAGAAG GTCAGCAAAATAAGTTTGGTGGATTTGGCTGGGAGTGAGAGGGCAGATTCTACTGGAGCCAAAGGAACTCGGCTTAAG GAAGGAGCAAATATCAACAAATCTCTAACTACACTGGGGAAAGTCATCTCTGCTTTGGCAGAAGTG GACTCTGGGCCAAATAAG aataaaaagaagaagaaggtggaaAGCTTCATCCCTTACAGAGATTCAGTTTTGACCTGGCTACTGAGAGAAAATTTGG GGGGGAATTCTCGTACTGCGATGGTAGCTGCCTTAAGTCCAGCTGATATCAATTACGATGAGACCCTCAGCACACTCAG GTACGCAGATCGCGCCAAACAGATTCGCTGTAACGCTGTTATCAATGAGGATCCCAACAACCGATTGGTGCGAGAGCTGAAGGAGGAGGTGTCTCGTCTGAAAGATCTCCTCTTCTCCCAGGGCCTGGGTGACATCATTGAGA CATATCGAGCAACTGGTGATGACATAGAGggtttgaaat TGACCAATGCCATGACGGGGATGAGtccctctccgtctctctcagCCTTGTCCAGCCGTGCCGGATCGATCGCCAGTCTTCATGACCGCATCATGTTCAGCCCAGGCAGCGAAGAGGCAATCGAGAGGCTGAAG gAAACAGAGAAAATCATTGCTGAACTCAATGAGACTTGGGAAGAGAAACTTCGTCGAACAGAAGCCATTAGAATGGAAAG AGAGGCCTTGCTGGCAGAAATGGGTGTAGCAATGCGAGAAGATGGTGGGACAGTTGGTGTGTTCTCTCCCAAAAAG ACCCCTCATCTGGTGAATCTCAACGAGGACCCTCTGATGTCTGAGTGCTTGCTGTACTACATTAAAGATGGAATCACCAG ggTAGGTCGTGTTGACGCCAGCAGTCGTCAGGATATAGTCCTCAGCGGCCACTTCATCAAGGATGAGCACTGCACCTTTACCAGTTCTACTGGTCCAATGGGAGAAA CAGTTGTCCTTGAGCCGTGTGAAGGAGCAGAGACTTATGTTAACGGGAAGCTAGTAACAGAGCCCACTGTCCTAAAATCAG GAAATCGCATCATTCTGGGGAAGAGCCATGTGTTCCGGTTCAACCACCCTGTGCAGGCCAGGGCTGAGAGGGAGCGGACTCCATGTGCAGAGACCCCTGCTGAGCCTGTGGACTGGGCCTTCGCCCAGAGGGAGCTGCTGGACAAACAGGGGATTGACatgaaacaggaaatggaacaGAG GCTGCAGGAGTTGGAAGACCAGTATcgcaaagaaagagaggaagccAACAACCTCCTGGAACAGCAAAGACTG GATTATGAGAGCAAGCTGGAGGCTCTCCAGAAGCAAGTGGACAGTTACTACCCAGAAGCCcctgatgaagaggaagaaccAGAAGAGGAAG TGCAatggacagagagggaaagagagctGGCTGTGTGGAGCTTTCGTAAGTGGCGGTGCTACCAGTTCACCTCCCTCCGTGACCTGCTATGGGGGAATGCCATCTTCCTTAAGGAGGCCAATGCTATCAGTGTGGAACTCAAGAAGAAG GTCCAGTTCCAGTTTGTTCTACTCACAGACACTCTATACTCCCCCCTGCCTCCAGACCTGTTGCCCGCAGAGGGAACTAAGGACAATGAGAAGCGACACTTCCCACGCACCATTGTAGCCGTGGAGGTACAGGATCAGAAAAATGGAGCCACCCACTATTGGACATTACAAAAACTAAG ACAGAGACTCGATCTCATGAGAGAGATGTATGATCGCGCTGCTGATGTGCCCAACAATACCACTGAAGACAGTGAAAATGTAATGACTGGAGGGGACCCCTTTTATGACCGCTTCCCTTGGTTCCGTCTGGTTGGAAG AAACCCCATTTTCAACACATGCATGAGCGAGCGCATGAGTGACCCTACCCCATCCCCGACCCTCTCCAACTCTGAAATTACGGAGCTGGCTGACCCACAGCGGGAGGGTCAAGGGGAGGATGATGAGTTGGATGAGTTGGAGAAGTTGGATGACCTGGACGATGATATCTTTTTGGACGACCCGTGCTCGGAGCTCGGGggagaggatgatgatgatgatgatgatgatgatgatggtgatgatgatgatgagggaGAGCTCTGCCGTGGCTCCGGCGAAGGCCAGGATCCCTTTTACAACCGCTCACCATTATTCAGTGTAGTGGGAAG GGCTTTTGTTTATCTGAGTAACCTGCTGTACCCAGTTCCTCTCGTCCACCGCGTGGCCATCGTCAGCGAGAAGGGGGAAGTGAAGGGCTTCCTCCGAGTGGCGGTGCAGGCCATATCAG GTGCTTTGTGTTTCCCTCCAGCTGATGAGGAAGCTCCTGACTATGGCTCAGGAGTAAGGCAGTCAGGCACTGCCAAAATCTCATTTGAGGATCAGCAGTATGAAAAG TTCCAGTCCGAGTCCTGCTCTGTAGGACTGTCCCGTACAGGGATTTCACAGGAAGAGCTTCGTATCgtggagggggaggggcagAATTCAGAACTGGGACCCTCAGCTGATGAGGTCAACAATAACACATGTGCGG CTGGTGCAGATGAGTTGGAGAGTCCGCTGAAGAGTCTGGTGGGCCCGCTTGACACAACTCTGGAGCACCTAAAGATTGGTAATGTTTTTACCTTCAGGGTGACTGTCCTTCAAGCCTCCAGCATCTCTGCAGAATATGCTGATATCTTTTGCCAGTTTAA TTTCATTCACCGCCATGATGAGGCCTTTTCCACTGAGCCCCTAAAAAACACAGGCCGCGGCCCCCCTCTTGGCTTCTACCATGTGCAGAAT ATTGCTGTTGAAGTGACTAAATCCTTCGTTGAATACATCAAGACTCAGCCAATTGTGTTTGAAGTGTTTGGACACTACCAGAAACAGCCTTTTATTCCACTCTGTAAAGACGTCATCAG TCCACTACGTCCCTGCAGAAGACAGTTCCCCCGAGTGATGCCTCTGTCCAAGCCAG TTGACTCTGACGCCTCGCCAGACCGGGAGAAATCGCTGGACCTGATCCGATACCTGGTCCCAGATGTGTTCAATGGGACGCTGGTGGACTCGTTGTCAGACCACGCTCTGTCTGCTGCTGGCTTGGCTGCTTCCTTCCTACTGGAAGGAACTGAGCGAGCTCAGCTGACAGCTCCACCCACTTCTGTCTGTTCAGTTATTAAAGCTCAGAAGCCGG TACCTGCCACTAAGCTGACAGCGATGACGCGCCCGCAGGCAGGACCCTGTCACTGCAAATATGATCTCATGGTGTTCTTTGAGATCTGCGAGCTGGAAGCCACTGGAGA CTACATCCCTGCAGTAGTGGACCACAGAGGAGGAATGCCTTGTCATGGCACATTCCTACTGCACCAG GGCCTCCAGAGGAGAATCACTGTTACCATTGTACATGAGTCAGGAGGTGACATGGAATGGAAGGACATCCGTGAGCTTGTTGTGG GTCGTCTCCGCAACACCCCTGAAGCCGATGAGACCATCATTGACCccaatattctctctctcaacaTCCTGTCTGCTGGGTATGTCAGGCCCATGCAAGAAGACAG ACAGTTTCTTGATTCGGACATGCCTAG GACTTTCTACCGCTTTGAGGCCGCTTGGGATAGCTCCATGCACAACTCCCTGCTCTTAAACCGAGTCACTCCGTATGGAGAGAAAAGCTACATGACCTTATCAGCCTACTTGGAG ATGGAGAACTGCCTCCAGCCTGCAATCATAACCAAAGATATCTGCATGGTGTTTTACTCTCGAGACACAAAGCTCTCAGCCTCCCGCTCTATTCGAAACCTTTTTGGTACTGGAAGCCTGAGAGCGGCGGATGG AAACCGTGTAACTGGAGTTTATGAGGTCAGCCTATGTAACCTAGCAGAGGCAGGAAGCCCAG GTATGCAGAGGAGACGCAGGCGGGTGCTGGACACCTCAGTGGCCTACGTCCGTGGGGAGGAGAACCTGGCTGGGTGGAGGCCCCGTAGTGACAGCCTCATTCTGGACCACCAGTGGGAGCTGGAGAAACTCAGCCTCCTTCAAGAT GTGGAGAAGACCAAACATTACCTCCTTCTAAGGGAGAAACTGGAGTCTACCCTGCTCATGGGCCATGAGTCCCTGCAGACCTGCATCACTGAGGAGCTGAGTGAGTCTCCTCAACCCCCCGAGGTTGACCCGGAGGTCAGCTCCAGCTCAAAAATCATCACTGAGAGGCAGAGGGAGCTCGCTGCTAAG TGTTTGCGGCTGCTCACTCACTCCTTTAACCGAGAATACAGCCTTGTATGTGTCAGCGCCAGTGAAAGCAAG ATCTCAGAGATGTCAGTCACAATGCTAAGAGACTCTGCTTCGATCCCTGCTCTCAACACAATCACACCCTCCTCAACATGCCCTTCGCTGGTTGATGGTTGCTATGGCAATGCTGAACTCAG AGTCCCTATGCCTCGCTCTCGTGCCGTCAGCCCTAGTCCTAACACAGAGCAGGACGCAGAGGCTAAGAAGTCCATCAACGGAGCCTCTGAAACCAAACTACGGACCTGCAAATTTGTTCCTGATATCCAGGAAATTAGAGTCAG CCCCATTGTGTCAAAGAAGGGTTACTTACATTTCTTGGAGCCACAAACCAACGGATGGGTGAAGCGCTATGTTGTTGTGCGCCGGCCGTACGTCTACATctacaacacagagagagacgcTGTGGAGCGGGCTATCCTCAACCTCTCCTCTGCCCAGGTTGAGTACAGTGAGGACCAGCAGGCAATGCTGAAG ACCCCGTACACATTCGCAGTGTGTACAGAACATCGTGGAATATTGCTTCAAGCCACTAATGACAAAGAGATGCACGACTGGCTGTATGCGTTCAATCCTCTCCTTGCTGGAACtatcag GTCAAAGCTGTCGAGAAGACGAGCCGGACAGATGAGGATGTGA